A section of the Vibrio vulnificus CMCP6 genome encodes:
- a CDS encoding GroES family chaperonin codes for MKLRPLHDWVVIQRDERPRSLLWTPDKPANTGEVVAVGHQVKEVAVGARIQFNPYAGLDVTANGHTWLFINEAEISVIFD; via the coding sequence ATGAAATTAAGACCACTGCATGATTGGGTAGTAATTCAGCGAGATGAACGCCCCAGAAGCTTGTTGTGGACGCCAGATAAGCCAGCTAACACTGGTGAGGTAGTCGCTGTTGGCCATCAGGTAAAGGAAGTAGCAGTAGGCGCGAGAATTCAGTTCAATCCTTATGCGGGGCTTGATGTCACCGCCAATGGCCATACCTGGCTGTTTATCAATGAAGCTGAGATATCAGTTATCTTCGACTAA
- a CDS encoding tyrosine-type recombinase/integrase, which yields MDFSAPDQEIKTNQASTDPIDQFLTWKRDSENCSAKTVRKYRGLLEQLKKFVDGQFDKVELKDLEQFSGGWLHRAGYSAASRKVAVAAIRGFYSFLAKRRLVAKNPASDLVYPKIGRRLPRFMGLKSAEALLFQPELTSLSGVRDSAMLSLLIGCGFRVAGLCGLNESQLIWYQYGEVERLAIRTMEKGERERLVPVPLEAMLLVQAYLGHPDLKHVDRLLDDGDQVLFVNLRNRHVPEWEHRGELRRLSTRAVDRMIKKYAIAAGVPEDQAHAHALRHLFGTELAESDSSTLQIQALMGHADPKTSEIYTHISMRKMTNVLDKGNPLGKIDTPVSALLNELRKGKRL from the coding sequence ATGGATTTTTCTGCCCCCGACCAAGAAATAAAAACAAACCAAGCTTCAACTGATCCAATTGATCAGTTTCTTACCTGGAAGAGAGATAGTGAGAACTGCAGCGCTAAAACGGTGCGCAAATATCGTGGCTTGCTTGAGCAGCTAAAGAAGTTTGTTGATGGCCAATTTGACAAGGTTGAACTGAAAGATTTGGAGCAGTTTTCCGGTGGTTGGCTGCATCGAGCTGGCTATTCTGCTGCGTCACGAAAGGTGGCCGTTGCGGCTATTCGAGGCTTTTACTCTTTTCTTGCTAAGCGGCGCCTTGTCGCTAAAAACCCTGCATCGGATTTGGTTTACCCTAAAATTGGGCGCAGATTACCGCGATTTATGGGGCTCAAAAGTGCAGAGGCGTTGTTGTTCCAACCTGAGTTAACATCGCTTTCTGGTGTTCGAGATAGTGCGATGCTGTCTTTGCTGATTGGCTGCGGTTTTCGTGTAGCGGGCCTATGCGGTTTGAATGAGTCACAGCTTATTTGGTATCAGTATGGTGAGGTTGAACGTCTGGCCATTCGCACCATGGAAAAAGGGGAGCGTGAGAGATTGGTACCCGTTCCCCTTGAAGCTATGCTGCTTGTTCAGGCTTATCTTGGCCATCCCGACCTTAAGCATGTTGATCGTCTGCTTGATGATGGTGACCAGGTACTGTTTGTTAATCTTCGTAACCGTCACGTTCCGGAATGGGAGCACCGTGGAGAACTGCGGCGCTTATCAACTAGAGCTGTTGACCGGATGATAAAGAAATATGCGATCGCCGCGGGAGTTCCGGAAGACCAAGCCCATGCTCATGCACTACGTCACTTGTTTGGTACAGAGTTAGCGGAGTCGGATTCCAGCACTCTGCAGATTCAAGCATTGATGGGGCATGCGGACCCTAAAACGTCAGAGATTTACACGCATATCTCGATGCGTAAGATGACGAACGTACTGGATAAAGGGAACCCATTAGGGAAAATTGATACGCCAGTTAGTGCCTTGTTGAATGAGCTTAGAAAAGGGAAACGCCTATGA
- a CDS encoding glycoside hydrolase family 108 protein: MCDLLKARTIDEIILEIMEKEGFRSNNEDDLGGDTTYGITEATARRLGYEGSMADLTPDIAKTLYLHEYVLRVRFDLVHAVSQIIGEELIDTGVNMGQGIAAKFLQRWLNVYNNKQQYYKDLLVDGHIGPATITALKAFLAKRGQEGEKVLWKSLNASQGGRYLEISESREKNETFVYGWMKNRVGI, translated from the coding sequence ATGTGCGACTTACTCAAGGCAAGAACCATTGATGAGATAATTCTCGAGATCATGGAAAAGGAAGGCTTCCGCTCAAATAACGAAGACGACTTAGGCGGCGACACAACCTACGGAATTACAGAAGCGACAGCGCGCAGATTGGGCTATGAAGGTTCGATGGCAGACCTAACCCCTGATATCGCCAAAACGCTGTATTTACATGAGTACGTGCTTAGAGTGCGCTTTGACCTGGTGCATGCAGTTAGCCAAATCATTGGTGAAGAACTCATTGATACAGGCGTAAACATGGGGCAAGGCATTGCTGCAAAGTTCCTTCAACGCTGGCTCAACGTCTACAACAACAAGCAGCAGTACTATAAAGATCTGCTGGTAGATGGGCACATAGGCCCAGCGACAATTACAGCACTAAAGGCGTTCTTGGCCAAACGAGGCCAAGAGGGCGAAAAGGTACTTTGGAAGTCACTGAATGCAAGCCAAGGTGGGCGATATTTGGAGATTTCCGAAAGCCGAGAGAAGAACGAAACCTTTGTCTACGGCTGGATGAAAAATAGGGTTGGAATCTAA